One genomic window of Pseudomonas chlororaphis subsp. piscium includes the following:
- a CDS encoding ABC transporter ATP-binding protein produces MYPLIVEDLHKNYGSHEVLKGVSLKARAGDVISIIGSSGSGKSTFLRCINYLEQPSGGRILVNAEELRTRRNRLGELCAADPKQLQAMRSKLAMVFQHFNLWSHMTVLENIIECPINVLGITRDKAIERARKYLDKVGLPTKVEAQYPSYLSGGQQQRVAIARALAMEPQVMLFDEPTSALDPELVSEVLRVMQQLAEEGRTMVVVTHEMAFAREVSNHVMFLHQGRVEEQGPPARVLEAPSSERLKQFLSGSLK; encoded by the coding sequence ATGTACCCATTGATCGTCGAAGACCTGCACAAGAACTACGGGAGCCACGAGGTGCTCAAGGGCGTGTCGCTCAAGGCCAGGGCCGGCGATGTGATCAGCATCATCGGCTCCTCCGGCTCCGGCAAGAGCACCTTTCTGCGTTGCATCAACTACCTCGAACAACCGTCCGGCGGACGCATCCTGGTCAACGCCGAGGAGCTGCGCACCCGCAGGAACCGCTTGGGCGAGCTGTGCGCGGCCGACCCGAAGCAGCTACAGGCGATGCGCAGCAAACTGGCGATGGTGTTCCAGCACTTCAACCTGTGGAGCCACATGACGGTGCTGGAAAACATCATCGAATGCCCGATCAATGTGCTGGGCATCACCCGGGACAAGGCTATCGAACGGGCCCGCAAGTACCTGGACAAAGTCGGCCTGCCGACCAAGGTCGAGGCCCAGTACCCGTCCTACCTGTCCGGCGGCCAGCAACAGCGCGTGGCCATCGCCCGGGCGCTGGCCATGGAACCGCAGGTGATGCTGTTCGACGAGCCGACCTCGGCCCTCGACCCGGAGCTGGTATCGGAGGTGCTGCGGGTCATGCAGCAACTGGCCGAGGAAGGCCGGACCATGGTGGTGGTCACCCACGAAATGGCCTTTGCCCGCGAGGTCTCCAACCACGTCATGTTCCTGCATCAGGGCCGGGTGGAAGAGCAAGGCCCGCCCGCTCGGGTACTGGAAGCCCCCAGCAGCGAGCGCTTGAAGCAGTTCCTTTCCGGCAGCCTCAAGTAA
- a CDS encoding ABC transporter permease, with product MTGILEDYWQAYLWSDAAQLSGLAMTLWLLVLSVLIGFTLALPLSLARVSRNPLLRTPVWLYTYVFRGTPLYIQLLFFYAGVYSLSVVRAQDFLDAFFRDGFNCTVLAFGLNTCAYMTEIFAGAIRSIAHGEVEAAKAYGMSRFTFYRRILLPSALRRALPSFSNEVILMLHSTSVAFTATVPDLLKVARDVNSATYAAFSAFGIAGVLYACSAFVLIWLFRRAELRWLAYLKPQTH from the coding sequence ATGACCGGCATTCTCGAAGACTACTGGCAGGCCTACCTGTGGAGCGATGCCGCACAGCTGTCCGGGCTGGCCATGACCCTGTGGCTGCTGGTGCTGTCGGTGCTGATCGGCTTCACCCTGGCGCTGCCCTTGTCCCTGGCGCGGGTCAGCCGCAACCCGCTGCTGCGCACTCCGGTGTGGCTCTACACCTACGTGTTTCGTGGCACGCCGTTGTATATCCAGCTGCTGTTCTTCTACGCCGGCGTCTACAGCCTGAGCGTGGTGCGCGCCCAGGACTTTCTCGACGCGTTTTTTCGCGACGGTTTCAACTGCACGGTGCTGGCGTTCGGGCTCAACACCTGCGCCTACATGACGGAGATCTTCGCCGGCGCCATCCGCTCCATCGCCCATGGCGAGGTGGAAGCGGCCAAGGCCTATGGCATGAGCCGATTCACCTTCTACCGACGCATCCTCCTGCCGTCGGCGCTGCGCCGGGCGCTGCCGTCCTTCAGCAATGAAGTGATCCTGATGCTGCACTCCACCTCGGTGGCCTTTACCGCCACGGTGCCGGACCTGCTGAAGGTCGCCCGCGACGTCAACTCGGCCACCTACGCCGCCTTCAGCGCCTTCGGCATTGCCGGCGTGCTCTACGCCTGCAGCGCTTTTGTCCTGATCTGGCTGTTCCGCCGCGCCGAACTGCGCTGGCTGGCCTACCTCAAGCCACAGACCCATTGA
- a CDS encoding ABC transporter permease, whose product MLLEGFGPQILQGTLTTLKLALSSLLMAVLLGLLGASAKASGNRALQAVAGGYTTLIRSMPDLVIMLLLFFSLQMLLNQFTDWLEMAQIDIDPFLAGVLTLAFIYGAYFTETFRGAFQAVPPGQQEAARAYGMSRAQSFRKVLFPQMLRHALPGIGNNWLVLIKSTALVSIIGLSDVVKATQDAGKGSMQFFYFTLVGGLIYLAITSLSNLVLIWLSQRYSVGVKRASL is encoded by the coding sequence ATGCTTCTGGAAGGTTTTGGCCCGCAGATTCTGCAGGGCACCCTGACCACCCTCAAACTGGCCCTGTCGTCACTGCTGATGGCGGTGCTGCTGGGGCTGCTCGGCGCCAGCGCCAAGGCCTCCGGCAATCGTGCCTTGCAGGCGGTTGCCGGCGGCTACACCACGCTGATCCGCAGCATGCCGGACCTGGTGATCATGCTGCTGTTGTTCTTCAGCCTGCAGATGCTGCTCAACCAGTTCACCGACTGGCTGGAGATGGCGCAGATTGACATCGACCCGTTCCTGGCCGGGGTGCTGACCCTGGCCTTCATCTACGGCGCCTACTTCACCGAAACCTTTCGCGGCGCCTTCCAGGCGGTGCCCCCGGGCCAGCAGGAAGCGGCCAGGGCCTATGGCATGAGCCGCGCCCAGAGCTTTCGCAAAGTGCTGTTTCCACAGATGCTGCGCCATGCCCTGCCGGGCATCGGCAACAACTGGCTGGTGCTGATCAAGTCCACGGCGCTGGTGTCGATCATCGGCCTGAGCGATGTGGTCAAGGCCACCCAGGACGCCGGCAAAGGCTCGATGCAGTTCTTTTATTTCACCCTGGTCGGCGGCCTGATCTACCTGGCCATCACCAGCCTTTCCAACCTGGTGCTGATCTGGCTGAGCCAGCGTTACTCGGTGGGCGTCAAGAGGGCTTCGCTATGA
- a CDS encoding ABC transporter substrate-binding protein, whose protein sequence is MKKMIAAVSWVLLSVSASAGAADWSGKVLKLGVDPTYPPLEYKDPDGKLSGFGIDIAEALCAELKARCVWVESSWDGMIPALLARKFDAIASSMTVTPKRMTRIAFTDKISNAPARLIAKRGSGLVPTLDSLKGKRVGVEQGSAQEAYAKAKWGAQGVQILSYQSQDQVYADLLVGRLDASLQSSIQASYGFLSKPIGKDFEFAGDTLADTEFFGVGDGIGLRKDDVELREDLNKALATILANGTYARINRKYFDFDIYGGP, encoded by the coding sequence ATGAAAAAAATGATCGCTGCGGTTTCATGGGTGCTGTTGTCGGTGTCGGCCAGCGCCGGCGCGGCCGACTGGTCGGGCAAGGTGCTGAAGCTGGGTGTGGATCCGACCTACCCGCCCCTGGAATACAAAGACCCCGACGGCAAGCTGAGCGGGTTTGGCATCGACATCGCCGAAGCCCTCTGCGCCGAGCTGAAAGCCCGTTGCGTGTGGGTCGAAAGCAGCTGGGACGGAATGATTCCCGCCCTGCTGGCGCGCAAGTTCGACGCCATCGCCTCGTCGATGACCGTCACCCCCAAGCGCATGACCCGCATCGCTTTCACCGACAAGATCTCCAACGCCCCCGCGCGGCTGATCGCCAAGCGCGGCTCGGGCCTGGTGCCGACCCTCGACTCGCTCAAGGGCAAGCGGGTCGGCGTCGAGCAGGGCTCGGCCCAGGAGGCCTATGCCAAGGCCAAGTGGGGCGCCCAAGGGGTGCAGATCCTGTCCTATCAGAGCCAGGACCAGGTGTATGCCGACCTGCTCGTCGGGCGTCTCGACGCCTCGTTGCAGTCGTCGATCCAGGCCAGCTACGGCTTCCTGTCCAAACCCATCGGCAAGGATTTCGAGTTCGCCGGCGACACCCTCGCCGACACGGAGTTTTTCGGCGTCGGCGACGGCATCGGCCTGCGCAAGGACGATGTGGAATTGCGCGAAGACCTGAACAAGGCGCTGGCGACCATCCTGGCCAATGGCACCTACGCCAGGATCAACCGCAAATACTTCGACTTCGATATCTACGGCGGGCCCTGA
- a CDS encoding M20 aminoacylase family protein: MNARYVLPEIAEQQNAMIALRRQIHAHPELGFEEFVTSALVAGQLREWGYEVSTGVGRTGVVATLKNGEGRALGLRADMDALPIQETSGVPHASRIDGVMHACGHDGHTATLLAAAHYLARSRNFKGTLQLIFQPAEEGLGGARAMLDDGLFERFPCDAVFAMHNVPGHPTGHLGFYSGPFMASADTVTVKIIGHGGHGAVPHKAIDPVLVCASIVVALQSIVARNINPQDTAIVSVGAIHSGTVSNVIPASADMSISVRALTPEVRQLLERRITELVHGQAASFGAQAQIDYQHCHPVLINHPEETALAREVAREWLGEEQLIHDLKPFTASEDFAFMLERCPGSYLVIGNGQGEGSCLLHNPGYDFNDHCLPIGATYWVKLAERFLGPVGR; encoded by the coding sequence ATGAACGCCCGTTACGTGCTACCCGAGATAGCCGAACAGCAGAACGCAATGATCGCCCTGCGCCGCCAGATCCACGCCCACCCCGAACTGGGGTTCGAAGAGTTCGTCACCAGCGCACTGGTGGCCGGGCAATTGCGTGAGTGGGGTTATGAGGTCAGCACCGGGGTCGGCCGCACCGGCGTGGTCGCCACCCTGAAAAACGGCGAAGGCCGCGCGTTGGGCCTGCGCGCCGATATGGACGCCCTGCCGATCCAGGAAACCAGCGGCGTGCCCCACGCCAGCCGGATCGACGGGGTGATGCATGCCTGCGGTCACGACGGCCATACCGCCACCCTGCTGGCGGCGGCGCACTACCTGGCGCGCTCGCGCAACTTCAAGGGCACCCTGCAACTGATTTTCCAGCCCGCTGAAGAGGGCCTGGGCGGCGCCCGGGCGATGCTCGATGACGGCCTGTTCGAGCGTTTTCCCTGCGACGCGGTGTTCGCGATGCACAACGTGCCGGGCCATCCCACCGGGCACCTGGGCTTCTACAGCGGGCCGTTCATGGCCTCGGCCGACACCGTGACCGTCAAGATCATCGGCCACGGCGGCCACGGCGCGGTGCCGCACAAGGCGATCGACCCAGTGCTGGTGTGCGCCTCGATCGTGGTCGCCCTGCAAAGCATCGTCGCGCGCAATATCAACCCCCAGGACACAGCCATCGTCAGCGTCGGCGCGATCCATTCCGGCACCGTCTCGAATGTGATCCCGGCCTCGGCCGACATGAGCATCAGCGTGCGCGCCCTGACGCCGGAGGTCCGCCAGTTGCTCGAACGGCGCATCACCGAGCTGGTGCACGGCCAGGCCGCGAGTTTTGGCGCCCAGGCGCAGATCGACTATCAGCACTGCCATCCGGTGCTGATCAACCACCCCGAGGAAACCGCCCTGGCCCGGGAGGTGGCCCGCGAGTGGCTGGGCGAAGAGCAGTTGATCCACGACCTCAAGCCGTTCACCGCCAGCGAGGACTTCGCCTTCATGCTCGAACGCTGCCCCGGCAGCTACCTGGTGATCGGCAATGGCCAGGGCGAAGGCAGTTGCCTGCTGCACAACCCGGGCTACGACTTCAACGACCACTGCCTGCCCATCGGCGCGACCTACTGGGTCAAGCTGGCCGAGCGTTTTCTCGGCCCAGTGGGCAGGTAG
- a CDS encoding LysR substrate-binding domain-containing protein, with the protein MMTTRSCHLGTPMKLHQLQALIASAETGSIRGAARSLNLSQAAVTKALRELETAQQLPLFVRTPSGLNFTEYGKVLLTHARLVLKQLEHAQAELDQLRGKNSGRLCVGVTPWIALTLLPEVVLEFRQRMPEVRLELFESLMAVAQPLLRDGSMDFAIGQLHPSQAPQDFSCETLLDYQTSVLVRQGHARQDARSIHELLDQQWTLNYAPDGHDALMQDLFWRHGAQIDERRIVRAHSLAILQMLVEHADMCTWGPTIMSTAPPFLGRLVSLQLEEQFEPRHLSIVTRCNVALSNPALCFTDCLLQVIRRHARSARKEDRALFETVRLRV; encoded by the coding sequence ATGATGACAACCCGAAGTTGTCACCTGGGCACGCCGATGAAATTGCATCAACTCCAAGCCTTGATCGCCAGCGCCGAGACCGGAAGCATTCGTGGCGCCGCGCGTTCGCTGAACCTGTCCCAGGCGGCCGTGACCAAGGCGCTGCGCGAGCTGGAAACCGCCCAGCAGTTGCCGCTGTTCGTCCGCACCCCCAGCGGCCTGAACTTCACCGAGTACGGCAAGGTGCTGCTGACCCACGCCCGGCTGGTGCTCAAGCAACTGGAGCATGCCCAGGCCGAGCTGGATCAGTTGCGCGGGAAAAACAGCGGCCGGCTGTGTGTCGGGGTCACGCCGTGGATCGCCCTGACCCTGCTGCCGGAAGTGGTGCTGGAGTTTCGCCAGCGCATGCCAGAGGTGCGCCTGGAGCTGTTCGAAAGCCTGATGGCGGTGGCCCAGCCGCTGCTGCGCGACGGCAGCATGGACTTCGCCATCGGCCAGTTGCACCCGTCCCAGGCGCCCCAGGACTTTTCCTGCGAGACCCTGCTGGACTACCAGACCTCGGTGCTGGTGCGCCAGGGCCATGCCCGGCAGGATGCCCGCTCGATCCACGAACTGCTCGATCAGCAATGGACCCTGAACTACGCCCCGGACGGCCACGACGCGCTGATGCAGGACCTGTTCTGGCGCCACGGCGCGCAGATCGACGAGCGCCGCATCGTCCGCGCCCATTCCCTGGCGATCCTGCAAATGCTGGTCGAGCACGCCGACATGTGTACCTGGGGCCCGACCATCATGAGCACCGCGCCGCCATTCCTCGGGCGGTTGGTGTCGTTGCAACTGGAGGAGCAGTTCGAACCCCGGCACCTGAGCATCGTCACACGCTGCAACGTCGCCCTCAGCAACCCGGCGCTGTGTTTCACCGACTGCCTGCTGCAGGTGATCCGCCGGCACGCGCGCTCGGCGCGTAAAGAGGACCGGGCGCTGTTCGAGACCGTGCGCCTGCGGGTCTGA
- a CDS encoding TetR/AcrR family transcriptional regulator — protein sequence MAGRPREFDRKQALYKARDVFWQRGFEATSMSDLVDALGIASARIYAAFGSKEALFREAIEAYESGDGAFADAALGDDISARDAIERMLREAVELYTQPDRPQGCMVVSSATNCSADNDGIREWLAEHRRDRTRSIIERLEQAVRSGELPKRTDVMSLGDCYATVLHGLSVQARDGVGRSRLLAMIPMAMAAFDAQTEAAT from the coding sequence ATGGCTGGCAGACCCCGCGAATTCGACCGAAAGCAGGCCCTGTACAAGGCACGTGATGTGTTCTGGCAGCGCGGCTTCGAGGCCACCTCCATGTCCGACCTGGTGGACGCGCTGGGCATTGCCTCGGCGCGCATCTATGCGGCCTTCGGTTCCAAGGAAGCGCTGTTTCGCGAGGCCATCGAAGCCTACGAGTCGGGCGACGGCGCCTTTGCCGATGCCGCCCTAGGCGACGACATCAGTGCCCGCGATGCCATCGAGCGCATGCTCAGGGAAGCCGTCGAGCTCTATACCCAGCCCGACCGCCCACAGGGCTGCATGGTGGTGTCCTCCGCCACCAACTGCTCGGCGGACAACGACGGCATCAGAGAATGGCTGGCCGAACACCGCCGCGACAGGACCCGCTCCATCATCGAGCGCCTGGAGCAGGCCGTGCGCTCTGGCGAGCTGCCCAAGCGCACCGACGTGATGTCCCTCGGGGACTGCTATGCCACGGTGCTGCATGGGCTGTCGGTGCAGGCCCGGGACGGAGTCGGCAGGTCGCGACTGCTGGCGATGATTCCCATGGCCATGGCGGCCTTCGATGCGCAAACCGAAGCGGCCACATAG
- a CDS encoding sugar phosphate isomerase/epimerase family protein, which produces MKTLKGPSLHLAQFSDAAAPFNTLPAIAAWAAGLGFKALQVPAWDERLFDVRLAASSQDYCDEVSGTLAEHGLVISELTTHLFGQLVAVHPAYDTLCDGFAPAALRGDSGAKTQWALEQLKLSAKASRRLGLSDMGTFSGSFAWPYFFPFPQRPEGLVDSAFNELAKRWLPILDACDEQGVNLCYEIHPGEDLHDGVTFEMFLERVGNHPRCKMLFDPSHFVLQQLDYLDYLDIYHEFIRMFHVKDAEFNPSGRQGIYGGYQPWADRAGRFRSLGDGQVDFKGIFSKLALYDYAGWATLEWECCLKDQEQGAREGVAFINQHIIQVTDKVFDDFAGAPVDQSQINRLLGITQPSLQGR; this is translated from the coding sequence ATGAAAACCCTCAAGGGACCGAGCCTGCACCTGGCTCAATTCAGTGACGCGGCAGCGCCATTCAATACCCTGCCCGCGATTGCCGCCTGGGCGGCGGGGCTGGGGTTCAAGGCGCTGCAAGTACCGGCCTGGGATGAGCGCCTGTTTGACGTTCGCCTGGCGGCCAGCAGCCAGGATTATTGCGATGAGGTCAGCGGCACCCTGGCCGAACATGGCCTGGTGATCAGCGAACTGACCACCCACCTGTTCGGCCAGTTGGTGGCCGTGCATCCCGCCTACGACACCCTGTGCGACGGCTTCGCCCCGGCGGCCCTGCGGGGCGACAGTGGCGCCAAGACCCAGTGGGCCCTCGAACAGCTGAAGCTGTCCGCCAAGGCGTCTCGCCGGCTGGGCCTCAGCGATATGGGGACCTTTTCCGGCTCGTTCGCCTGGCCCTATTTCTTTCCCTTTCCACAGCGTCCGGAAGGCCTGGTCGACTCGGCGTTCAATGAGCTGGCCAAGCGCTGGCTGCCGATTCTCGACGCCTGTGACGAGCAGGGGGTGAACCTGTGCTATGAGATCCACCCGGGCGAGGACCTGCATGACGGCGTGACCTTCGAGATGTTCCTGGAGCGGGTCGGCAACCATCCGCGCTGCAAGATGCTCTTCGACCCCAGCCATTTTGTCCTGCAGCAGCTCGACTACCTGGACTACCTGGATATCTACCACGAGTTCATTCGCATGTTTCATGTGAAGGATGCCGAGTTCAATCCCAGCGGCCGCCAGGGCATTTACGGTGGTTATCAGCCCTGGGCCGACCGGGCCGGGCGGTTCCGTTCGCTGGGCGACGGGCAGGTGGATTTCAAGGGGATCTTTTCCAAGCTGGCGCTCTATGACTATGCCGGCTGGGCGACCCTGGAGTGGGAGTGCTGCCTGAAGGACCAGGAACAGGGCGCGCGCGAGGGCGTGGCCTTTATCAACCAGCACATCATCCAGGTGACGGACAAAGTCTTCGACGACTTCGCCGGCGCGCCGGTGGACCAGAGCCAGATCAACCGGCTGCTGGGCATTACTCAACCCTCTCTGCAAGGACGCTGA
- a CDS encoding alpha/beta fold hydrolase, translated as MDLFEQQAFAGRDYRHGYVQVDGGRIHYVSEGQGRPVLLIPGWPQTWFTWRHVMQALAGQGYRAIAVDLPGMGLSDRPEQGYDTGTTASRLHALMLELGYGQYSVVGHDVGMWVAYALACDYPQAVAKLALTEAVIPGLAEAPVIFAPPGQNIFLWHFMFNQLQDLPEMLIAGREAQYLAYMFEKWSVHQERVAVETYVKAYSVPGGLRGGFAYYRAIPESIRQNRERARRPLEMPVLAIGAEHATHDAPLLTMKGNALNLQGAIVPGCGHFITEEAPEAFIAHLLPFLRQED; from the coding sequence ATGGATCTTTTCGAGCAGCAGGCGTTTGCCGGGCGTGACTACCGCCATGGCTACGTACAGGTGGACGGCGGGCGCATTCACTATGTCAGTGAGGGCCAGGGCCGGCCTGTGCTGTTGATCCCCGGATGGCCGCAAACCTGGTTCACCTGGCGCCATGTCATGCAGGCGCTGGCCGGGCAGGGTTATCGGGCGATCGCGGTCGACCTGCCTGGCATGGGCTTGTCCGATCGCCCCGAGCAGGGCTACGACACCGGCACCACGGCGTCTCGCCTGCATGCCCTGATGCTGGAGCTGGGGTACGGCCAGTACTCGGTGGTGGGGCATGACGTCGGCATGTGGGTGGCCTACGCCTTGGCCTGCGACTATCCGCAGGCGGTGGCGAAACTGGCCCTGACGGAAGCGGTGATTCCCGGCCTGGCCGAGGCGCCGGTGATCTTCGCGCCGCCAGGGCAGAACATCTTTCTCTGGCACTTCATGTTCAACCAGCTGCAGGACCTGCCGGAAATGCTGATCGCCGGGCGCGAGGCGCAATACCTGGCCTACATGTTCGAAAAGTGGTCGGTGCATCAGGAGCGGGTCGCGGTCGAGACCTATGTCAAAGCCTACTCGGTGCCCGGTGGGCTGCGGGGCGGGTTCGCCTATTACCGGGCCATCCCCGAGAGCATCCGGCAGAACCGCGAGCGCGCCCGCCGTCCGTTGGAAATGCCGGTCCTGGCCATTGGCGCCGAACATGCCACCCACGATGCGCCGCTGCTGACGATGAAGGGCAACGCGCTGAATCTTCAGGGGGCGATAGTGCCGGGGTGTGGTCACTTCATCACCGAGGAGGCGCCCGAGGCCTTTATTGCTCATCTGCTGCCGTTTCTTCGGCAGGAGGACTGA
- a CDS encoding glycosyltransferase family 39 protein, translating into MDHHRIRIEMLGVFLLALFLFTFGIWDQPAQGFDGRWWLFLQEMFRHGASLFPTTYGEPYPDYPGTATLFSYGFAQLFGAPNQLANILPTALASAGVLALLYRLLAPLDRSWALLAVLLTALTTQLLEKSRSVCLDQMVSLLCLGCFYLLHSGEQMGSKWRQYAIFPLFVIAFAIRGPLGLIEVCGVACTYWALGRYRSRDDAWRLARKVIVHGVIGLLLLAACWWLLMQLAQFSGGEAFARQVYQMQVSGRLDESGEPFYFYFQLSLYRYFPVVPLALATLFVLRRQWSARHADDQLQLLVRLGACGLMILLGLSVPHFKRAYYILPMVPMFAAVAAYGLLKPQCWLVGARRFYLGLVALLPGLCVVVLLVCRHSWQKHGYWPALSLPLMIAVFLGLQMLALYCWRTTRDLPGRRLVLLSLLALAAQWWLLVKVIEPAKDLQFDTRGFVRQVEQLRGEDRGTLVFLNLGKDTWAVRYMMNLDHDEQPRFISKDDLSPLASLPRPAWVILARKDQALLAGTALEQATPVFEGRLNNNPCLVFQLQ; encoded by the coding sequence ATGGACCACCACCGCATTCGCATCGAGATGTTGGGCGTCTTTCTGCTCGCTTTGTTCCTGTTCACGTTCGGCATCTGGGACCAGCCAGCGCAAGGCTTCGACGGGCGCTGGTGGTTGTTCCTGCAGGAGATGTTCCGCCACGGCGCGAGCCTGTTTCCCACCACCTACGGCGAGCCTTACCCGGACTATCCGGGCACCGCCACCTTGTTCAGCTATGGCTTTGCCCAGCTGTTCGGTGCGCCCAACCAACTGGCCAATATCCTGCCCACGGCGCTGGCTTCGGCCGGGGTGTTGGCGCTGCTGTACCGGCTGCTGGCGCCCTTGGATCGAAGCTGGGCGCTGCTGGCGGTGCTGCTGACGGCGCTGACCACTCAGTTGCTGGAGAAGTCGCGCTCGGTGTGCCTGGACCAGATGGTTTCGTTGCTCTGCCTGGGCTGTTTTTACCTGCTGCACAGCGGCGAGCAGATGGGCTCTAAATGGCGGCAGTACGCGATTTTCCCGTTGTTCGTTATTGCCTTCGCCATCCGTGGCCCCCTGGGGCTGATCGAGGTCTGCGGCGTGGCCTGCACCTATTGGGCGCTCGGCCGTTACCGTTCCCGGGACGACGCCTGGCGGCTGGCGAGAAAGGTGATCGTCCACGGGGTGATCGGCCTGCTCCTGCTGGCCGCCTGCTGGTGGCTGCTGATGCAGCTGGCGCAGTTCAGCGGTGGCGAAGCCTTCGCCCGGCAGGTCTACCAGATGCAGGTGAGCGGGCGCCTCGATGAAAGCGGCGAGCCGTTCTACTTCTACTTTCAGCTCAGCCTCTACCGTTACTTCCCCGTGGTGCCGCTGGCGCTGGCGACCCTGTTCGTCCTGCGCCGGCAATGGTCCGCGCGGCATGCGGACGATCAGCTGCAACTGCTGGTGCGCCTGGGGGCCTGTGGATTGATGATCCTGCTGGGCCTGTCGGTGCCGCACTTCAAGCGCGCTTATTACATCCTGCCCATGGTGCCGATGTTCGCGGCGGTGGCGGCTTACGGCCTGCTCAAGCCGCAGTGTTGGCTGGTTGGGGCGCGGCGGTTTTATCTCGGTCTGGTCGCGCTGTTGCCGGGGCTGTGTGTCGTGGTACTGCTGGTCTGTCGGCACAGCTGGCAGAAGCACGGTTATTGGCCGGCGCTTTCATTGCCGCTGATGATCGCGGTCTTTCTCGGTTTGCAGATGTTGGCGCTGTACTGCTGGCGAACCACTCGCGACTTGCCGGGACGGCGCCTGGTGCTGCTCAGCCTGTTGGCCCTGGCGGCGCAATGGTGGCTGCTGGTGAAGGTGATCGAACCGGCCAAGGACCTGCAATTCGACACTCGGGGTTTTGTCAGGCAGGTCGAGCAACTGCGTGGGGAGGACCGCGGAACCCTGGTGTTTCTCAACCTGGGCAAAGACACCTGGGCGGTGCGCTACATGATGAACCTGGACCACGACGAGCAGCCGCGGTTTATCAGCAAGGACGATCTGTCGCCGCTGGCGTCGTTGCCGCGTCCGGCCTGGGTGATCCTGGCGCGCAAGGATCAGGCGTTATTGGCGGGGACTGCATTGGAGCAGGCGACCCCGGTGTTCGAGGGGCGCTTGAATAACAATCCCTGCCTGGTGTTCCAGCTCCAGTGA
- a CDS encoding polyamine ABC transporter substrate-binding protein, with the protein MATMKRILSATVCGLSLLAAAAQAEQRELRVYNWADYILPSVPKDFAKNSGIKVTWDTFDTNESLEAKLLTGNSGYDLVVPSNQFLDTQIKAGVFQKLDKSKLPNWQHQDPALLKLLDSNDPGNQYGVPYMYGTVLIGFNPAKVKAALGDNAPVDSWDLVFRPENMEKLKSCGVAMLDSPSEILPLALHYLGLDPNSQNPQDYEKAKELMLKIRPYVTYFNSAKYMTDIANGDICVAIGYSGSFYQFGNRAKEAGNGVVVDWRLPKEGAPIWFDTFAIPKSAKNVAEAHEFLNTLLDPKVIAPISDFLGYPNANKDSIALIDKAITGNTDLTPTSEALKKLYVVQPLPQKLERVRTRVWTSIKSDK; encoded by the coding sequence ATGGCCACTATGAAACGCATACTGAGTGCCACCGTTTGTGGGCTGTCGCTGCTGGCCGCCGCGGCGCAGGCCGAGCAGCGCGAGCTGCGGGTGTACAACTGGGCCGACTACATCCTGCCGTCGGTGCCCAAGGACTTCGCCAAGAACAGCGGGATCAAGGTCACCTGGGACACCTTCGACACCAACGAGTCCCTGGAAGCCAAGCTGCTGACCGGCAACTCCGGCTATGACCTGGTGGTGCCGTCGAACCAGTTCCTCGATACCCAGATCAAGGCCGGGGTATTCCAGAAGCTCGACAAGTCCAAGCTGCCCAACTGGCAGCACCAGGACCCGGCGCTGCTCAAGCTGCTGGACAGCAACGACCCGGGCAACCAGTACGGCGTGCCCTACATGTACGGCACGGTGCTGATCGGCTTCAACCCGGCCAAGGTCAAGGCAGCGCTGGGCGACAACGCGCCGGTGGACAGCTGGGACCTGGTGTTCAGGCCCGAGAACATGGAGAAGCTCAAATCCTGCGGCGTGGCCATGCTCGACTCGCCGTCGGAAATCCTGCCGCTGGCCCTGCATTACCTGGGGCTGGACCCCAACAGCCAGAACCCGCAGGACTACGAAAAAGCCAAGGAGCTGATGCTGAAAATCCGCCCCTACGTCACCTACTTCAACTCGGCCAAGTACATGACCGATATCGCCAACGGCGACATCTGCGTGGCCATCGGTTACTCCGGCAGTTTCTACCAGTTCGGCAATCGCGCCAAAGAGGCCGGCAACGGCGTGGTGGTGGACTGGCGCCTGCCCAAGGAAGGCGCGCCGATCTGGTTCGACACCTTCGCCATTCCCAAGAGCGCGAAGAATGTCGCCGAGGCCCACGAGTTCCTCAACACCCTGCTGGACCCGAAAGTCATCGCGCCCATCAGTGACTTCCTCGGCTATCCCAACGCCAACAAGGACTCGATCGCGCTGATCGACAAGGCCATCACCGGCAACACCGACCTGACGCCCACCAGCGAGGCGCTGAAGAAGCTCTATGTGGTGCAGCCGCTGCCGCAAAAGCTGGAGCGGGTGCGGACCCGGGTCTGGACCAGCATCAAGTCGGATAAATGA